CACGGTAGTACATACTAGGACTTGGATACAACATGATATCACCTCtacatcaacaaaattatactttcTATGTCCATTGTCAACTCTATAAAGAATTGAATGTATCAATAGCTATTAAATAGCGTGGtgttatttttactatagTTAATAAccattaattatgatttataatatttttaagatgATTGAAAACCATCTCAACTAAGTATGACGCTTAGCAAAGTACGTAAtttattaaacataaaaatgtaaaacgTATGCTCCCTTTATTCCATAAAAGATGATTCTTTATTGGACGGTATAAGattttatacaaattaattttgtgttgaatgaaaaataagaaagaacgaataaagtaaatataaagatgattatattttaaataataaggTATCTTAATTGAGCCaacccaaaatgaaaaatgaattcatcTTCGTGAGACCGGAGGAAGTGGATATATCAATATCTAATTTGTGAGATTAGTTTTACCTAACCTACCCCACATTGCATTTATAAATGGCACAATAACTTGTGAGTAGGGGACTGGTAATATACAGCACCACTACTAGTGAAAGTGGTTTATTGTATCTTTATGATTGACATAACTATAATTACAATGATGACAAAAAGGGGGAAGTTTCATCATATTCATGTGGGAAATCATGATATTGTTGTCCTATTTCTTTTAAGTGATACAAATATGATCGAAATAgagattatatatatttgtgggAGCTATATTACAATGACACACAAGTAGAGTCCACACTCTAATCATGCTCATATAGAAATATGAACTTGTATTCATAGCAAGAAAACGCATGGAGATATCACTAATtgttaaaattaacatgacttaaataattttatgcataaaaaacaaaatcactaTTTGGAGAtgaatactagtattatatatttctaCCATCTTCTCCCCAATGTCATTTTTGAGAAAATCTTTTAATAAGACAACGGTTGTGTAGTAAGGCATGTTGAATCCAAGATCTCAAAAAAAAGAATCTTGTATTCCtcaattttttgaattgaGTTAGACTTTGTTGGCAATTCACATGGTAATAgtaataacatttttatagaaaaaggGCAAAATAAAGACAAAGGCAactaataatagaaaaaaaaagccaAATAAGACATGacccaaaaaatcaaataaaggGGGCTTGGATATCCAATATGAAGACCTAACAACAAAGGAGGATTAGCTTAACTATTACAAAGTCTAAAACGAATTATTAAGATTAAACAAAGTCAAAAAACGTCCCTTTTGtccattaattattactccgtACTTAAActccataattaattttttaattaaaaaatagaggGCATATCCGTAAATTCAACCCAAATTTGCAAACCCACTCTAAACCTCACAGAAGCGACGCGCCATTATCTAATAACTCCCACCGCCGAGAATAGAGAATCTGAACTGTACTCGCTTCAAACCAATAACCACGTGTGGAGGATTTCAACCAAGTGAGGAATTTTCGTGTGCAGTGGAGGCCCATGATTGAAAATAAAGTGAACGGAATGGATAATTGGATATGGCCATCCATTCATGGACCTCCCATGtgctaaattttatttttcaactaattcattggttttaaaattgttaaaaagtgaataaagaaaaattaataaaacatgagtcatatttttacaatgaattagttttaattgaaatgTCAAATTCTATTACTGTTTAGAGTAAAAATGAACCAAAAAATCTATTCGCAGACAGATTAAAATGGAcaaatgagacttctatttgccaaacggagagagtagtaatgatagtactaatttattattacataatgaaatatttaataccattccattaatttcataatagaTGTTATACTTGGATGATGACGGGAGATTTTATTAGATattgttttgtatgttaagtgaataaaaaaaatagattttttatattctattcaTCCCACCGTAAGTGGATGATTTCTTTGGGgtacgagatttaagaaaattatacgAGTAGTATATACTaagttaagtaaaaaaataaagtaagagaaatataaaaaaaactgttttttttttgctaaaaataaaatcaaaggtGTAGTACATACTGTAATATATTAATTCGAAAACTGTTCTTGTTTGATTTActgaaaattttgttgagtAAGAGTGTTGATTTGCTTTATTACGTGATGCCACAAAgcaataactttaaaataaagtatgatcAATTTTATATAGACGAATGTTGTGACTCGGCATCATAATTATTGCTTTCCTTAGTTTTCATAAAGAATCATTTAACaatgttgattttaaattatgagattgGTCGAGGTATATATTTTGTCGtactaatcaatatattataccCAAGAAAGTTACaagtaaaatattagtggaGTTAGCTGAATATTGGAGGCTGTCAATTGTGACTAGGATGAGTATGGaccataatataataaattaaatgacaaaaaCTATTGATTGCATATGAAAATGAGATGGTTGGGAGAGAAGCAAGTGATAAGAACGCTGAAGTAtacaagaacaagaatatGTCACACAtaccatatataaatatgtgaaTATATTGCATGTTTATTGCTCATATATAACGTGTGGTGGAAATGGAATATGATTCTAGACGCCTCTAttcttatcatttaatttatttaatttgtcattGACTATGATGGTGGAATCCATAGTTAGTGCCAAAATTTGGGGGTCTTTGTCACACACCTAGCACTTTAATTGGATTGATTTTGTTGTCatactatttaaattatttcaataatggacaatgataaaaaaaatatgtaaattctACATTTTATATTACAAATTGGTTGGTGAATAGTTACTTAACTTAACTTagagtgattttttttttaatttctcacaATGAAATTTCGAAGAGTCGTGTTATTCACTTGGGTTTAATGAACATGCAAAAGTTTGAAAAGATTGAAATCTGGCATAAATAAACGACattttccataatttataGATCGTGTAGATGAAAAATGTAAGCAAttttttcaatgttttttgttttaaaatataggAGCTAGGAAATTTAGTAAATGGAATTATTTTggcttaattaaaaatttagggACATTATAATACATGAcgttcaaaaatcaaaacgcAATCTCCATATGCGTAACGTGTTTTTTGAAGCAAACAAAACTTCTacaccttttctttttaaaatgcTTTATTTTGAAGTTTGAGATGGATTCTTGCCAAAGAAAGTAATAAATGTGAGAATATTTGACTAAATTTTACAACTCAAGGCTCGAATTAAGATTATTCTCGAATCAGTGTCGATGGAATTTCGAAATTAATTAGTGTTGAAAGTTGAATTTACACGAATAAACAGCTATTCATATTCAAGATATCCTGGAATTTTCTTTTAaccttttcaattaatttataacatgtCCCGAATAAGTTCAAACTCTATGTAAATCATTACtcttaaaaagataaaagttgATCCTTCGAGCTCCATCTTTATATTCAAattgtagaaaataaaatattgttactTTGTTGACAAAAATGCACCAAGTCTCGGGAGTCCAAACATCGTTCTCCTTTCgttccactttaggagtcaCAGTTAAatttgacacgagttttaataaatagtattcttttataaaaaaaagttagtgaaaaaaataatggaatgtgaatcatatttttatagtatattagtagtttaataataaaattaaattaacataaagttagtggaatgtgaggcttactatttatggaatattctaaTTGTGACTCCTAAAGTGTGACGGATTAAAATGGAAAGCCGAGAttctaaagtgggacgaagggagttgTATTTAATAGGGGAAAAACGTCGAGTTTTAGCTTTGTGAATTCGACACGATTTAGTGTCTACGTTCATTGATGACAATATTCAATTTGGTTTGATTTATTGTCTATGTACATCAACGATTATGAGATATTTGGGAATGTATTTTACCAAAGAGTCAACGACCatttaatcaatttcaaaactcaaataatataatgtcaGGTCATGAAATATATGCTCAATAAGATaccaaattgaatttaaaattccTTTTTagggtgagaaaaaaaaatttagtatcTCAAAATGGAAAGAATTATACATGGGCCTTGCAGAAGCCCAAGTAATATGTATGCAGTGAGAAAACAGAACACTCCAACAAGATTAGGAATTAATATTGGGTTTGTTCAAGGCTCAAGTAGATTTATTTGACCCAATAATGATTTCTCtgtatttttagaaaaaagtagagtatgataaaatcataaaacacACTCTTTGAAAATTCCAATTATGatgtttttccctttttgagGTAAGGtgtttttcattctttttgaCCCAATAACTCTTTGGTAAAGATCTCATAATCGTGGATGAATATAGACGATAAATCAAGCTAAATTGTAGTTTTACCGTAATCACAAATAAGTGAATGAACTTAGACAATAAATCGGGATAAATTCACAAAGCTAAAACTCGACgttttttccttaattaaatATGCTTGGTCCCGAGACTTTGGGCCTTTTTTCaacaaagtatatatattttggtattctACTCTTTTTAAAGTCAACACCTCCAATAAATTACAGAAAACAGAATAAAATTGACGCATAACAAAGTTAGTAGATGAATAGTAGACTACATTAGAAATCAACCATGCATGTTTACATTcaataatttacatatttgtACATAATAGGAGtaacaatatttataaataagttaTTCAACATTATGCATCATTTTATGAACattaaaaactttaaaatggagaaatctaaaatcataatattatttaaattgatatccactttatttcatttaaattgatATTCACTTGAAATGTAATGGGCTAATGGGCCACAATCAAAGCCCACTAAAGGGAATTGTGCACCACCGGCCCTCCGCCGCAACTACTAAAATCACCACCAGTTATCGGAATCTCATCCTCTCATCAAAACCGTCTACATTCATCCCCCCTCTCTCCTCTCCTCGTCAAATCCACGTTTTTCTCCTCATAAATCAAACTATAATCACCCCCTTCTCATCATCACCTACCTTTTCACTATTCACATCTCGATTTCTCCAATTTTTTCTcgattttatcatttttcttcctATGGAACTTTCCCCCTTCACACTTCACGCCGCCTCTTGCTGTCGCCGCTTTTCCTTTCACTGTCTCTGTTGTCTTCTGTGTTGATTCTTCTTCGCTCTCCGCTTCCGATTCGAATCGATTGTTGATATTgggttattttaatttttgtgctTCTGGTTATGGATTTCACTCAACAGCCGGCAAATCAAGGGCTTTCTCTAGGGTTTCTGTCGCACGTATCTGATACGGTGAAGAGCAACCGGATCCCTAGCCCTAAAATCGCCGAAGATTCGTTGTCGTTTCAGATCGAGTCGCGGAGCAGGGACCCTTCGCACCCGCTGCCTTCTGTTCCACTTCAATTGATGGACCAGCAGAAGGAGAATCACCACAATTATGTCCACGGCGTCAACGATTTGAATGAAATTAGGGAtgttgaggaggaggaggacgaTGAGGGGAAGATGGAGGAGTTTCGCATTTTAGGGCACTCGCTGACTCTGAAGCGGAAGCGTGACTGCGAATCAGGGTGGTCATCGGCGTCGCCGCCTTCCTCCTCGAAGGTGGTTAGGGTTTCGTCGAACAGCGACCTGGAATCGAGAAAGAGCGCTGTCCGGTCATGGGGGAATCAGAGCTTGCGGGATGCTGACCCAGATATCTTTGAGATAATGGAGAAGGAGAAAGGGAGGCAGTTCAAAGGGATTGAACTGATTGCCTCTGAGAATTTCGTGTGCAAAGCTGTGATGGAGGCACTGGGAAGCTCCCTTACCAATAAGTACTCTGAAGGAATGCCTGGTGCAAGGTATTACGGAGGGAATCAGTACATTGACGAGATTGAAACACTGTGTTGTGAGCGTGCCTTGGCTGCTTTCAGCCTCGATTCGGAGAATTGGGGTGTAAATGTACAGCCGTATTCATGTACATCTGCAAATTTTGCAGTTTATACTGGGCTTTTGCTACCTGGTGATCGGATAATGGGGTTGGACACACCTTCGGGAGGGAACACGAGTCATGGGTGCTATTTGCCCAATGGGCGGAAAATGTCTGGGGCCTCGATCTTTTTTGAGAGTCTGCCTTATAAGATTAACCCACAGACAGGGTATGTAGACTATGATAAACTAGAGGAGAAGGCTCTGGATTTTCGCCCCAAGATATTGATATGTGGTGGAAGTTCGTACCCTCGGGAGTGGGAGTATGTAAGGTTGAGGAAGATAGCAGATAAATGTGGTGCGGTGTTGTTGTGTGACATGGCTCAAATTAGCGGCCTTATAGCTGCTAaggtgatttttttaattccctATTATAAGTTCGAACTTTTTCTCATGTTCCGTACGTTTTCTTTGCCTCTGGAGCACTTTCTTGTGAATTTGTAGTCTGTAGTGTCAAATAAGTTACTTTTGTTTTACATATTCCGAAGTATTGATTGTCAAGTATTTCAGATAAAAACTTTTGGATTATATGTACATGTACTTGAGTTTTTAATCTCTTGTTTTCCTCGGAAGTTGGACTTATCCAGCCTCCACATAATTAGCATGGCATGGCTTTCTCAAAATGATGGCTTGGATCAAATTGAATTTCGTCCAGTGGAACATGCTATATACATTGTTTTTGTAACATGCTCTATGGTTGGTTTGGATGCATTTTATTATAGGATTCTGCCATTTTAGTAGAAGCCAATGGTTCAATTCTCAgctttgaaaattaatttttacatGTGATGTGCACATTCTTTAGTTAAATTGTCACTACTGGTCTTGCAATATTTTGTCCGGACTGTCTTT
The genomic region above belongs to Salvia hispanica cultivar TCC Black 2014 chromosome 3, UniMelb_Shisp_WGS_1.0, whole genome shotgun sequence and contains:
- the LOC125213438 gene encoding serine hydroxymethyltransferase 6-like, which produces MDFTQQPANQGLSLGFLSHVSDTVKSNRIPSPKIAEDSLSFQIESRSRDPSHPLPSVPLQLMDQQKENHHNYVHGVNDLNEIRDVEEEEDDEGKMEEFRILGHSLTLKRKRDCESGWSSASPPSSSKVVRVSSNSDLESRKSAVRSWGNQSLRDADPDIFEIMEKEKGRQFKGIELIASENFVCKAVMEALGSSLTNKYSEGMPGARYYGGNQYIDEIETLCCERALAAFSLDSENWGVNVQPYSCTSANFAVYTGLLLPGDRIMGLDTPSGGNTSHGCYLPNGRKMSGASIFFESLPYKINPQTGYVDYDKLEEKALDFRPKILICGGSSYPREWEYVRLRKIADKCGAVLLCDMAQISGLIAAKECASPFEYCDIVTSTTHKSLRGPRGGIIFYRRGPKLRKRGVHLNQGDGGDRYDFEEKINFAVFPAMQGGPHNNHIAALAIALKQVATPEYKAYMQQVKKNAHALASALIKRHCKLVTGGTDNHMLIWDLRNFGVTGYILEKICELCHITLNKVTIFDDNGNIIPGGVRIGTPAMTSRGCVESDFEVMADFLLRAVHIASSVQRDHGKLPKSLLKGLENNKEIAELRARAESFASQFAMPGFD